A DNA window from Candidatus Protochlamydia naegleriophila contains the following coding sequences:
- a CDS encoding putative quorum-sensing-regulated virulence factor: MPLRAIYYDTETTGVKAERDRVIEIAAYDPLLNRRFERFVNPGFPIPPESTAIHHITDEMVADAPSFAQIGLEFAEFCEGEVVLIAHNNDNFDYHFLRLEYERNQLSMPTHWKFLDTLKWARRYRSDLPRHTLQFLREIYGVAANNAHRALDDVIVLHQVFSYMIDDLEIDEVYSLLNRPRLIQHMPFGKHQGQPLSQIPRNYIQWLVSTGAFDKPENHELKESFSRLGMLEPAGAAGAA; the protein is encoded by the coding sequence ATGCCTCTAAGAGCCATTTATTACGATACAGAAACCACCGGAGTAAAGGCAGAAAGGGATCGGGTCATTGAAATTGCCGCCTATGATCCCCTTCTTAACCGCCGCTTTGAAAGATTCGTCAATCCTGGCTTCCCCATTCCTCCTGAATCCACTGCCATTCACCACATTACAGATGAGATGGTGGCAGATGCTCCCTCCTTCGCCCAAATTGGACTCGAATTTGCCGAATTTTGCGAAGGTGAGGTGGTTCTGATCGCCCACAACAATGACAACTTCGACTACCACTTTTTACGCCTCGAATACGAGCGCAATCAACTGTCAATGCCCACGCATTGGAAGTTTTTAGATACTCTGAAATGGGCAAGACGTTATCGTTCGGATCTTCCCCGCCATACGCTTCAATTCTTGCGTGAAATTTATGGAGTCGCTGCCAATAATGCCCACCGCGCACTCGATGACGTGATCGTTCTTCATCAGGTCTTTAGCTACATGATCGATGACTTGGAAATCGATGAAGTATATTCCCTTCTAAATCGCCCTCGCCTCATCCAGCATATGCCATTTGGTAAACATCAAGGCCAACCGCTAAGCCAAATCCCGCGCAATTACATTCAATGGCTTGTATCAACGGGTGCCTTTGACAAGCCTGAAAACCACGAATTGAAAGAGAGCTTCTCACGGCTCGGTATGCTAGAACCTGCAGGAGCTGCCGGGGCCGCATGA
- a CDS encoding acetyl-CoA carboxylase carboxyltransferase subunit alpha encodes MDILPHEKQIHEYIKTIEHLKKQSQDNPIFDVEILKLEQKLEKLKQHVYSELTPWQRIMICRHSARPHAIDFIRNMCESFTELAGDRSYKDDHAIVGGLAKIGGVKCVIMGQEKGYDTESRVYRNFGMLNPEGFRKALRLMQLAEKFHLPIVSLLDTPGAYPGLEAEERGQGWAIAQNLREMMRINTPIIVAVIGEGCSGGALGMGIGDVIGMLEHSYYSVISPEGCASILWKDASKNVEAASALKLNAENLLELKIIDAIIPEPLGGAHHDPQLASHNLKQFILEQMHILRRIPSSLLLEQRYLKFRQMGQFLEG; translated from the coding sequence TTGGATATTTTACCCCATGAAAAACAAATTCATGAGTATATCAAAACGATTGAGCATCTAAAAAAGCAAAGCCAGGACAATCCTATTTTTGATGTTGAAATTCTCAAGTTGGAACAGAAATTAGAGAAGCTCAAGCAGCATGTGTATTCAGAGTTGACACCTTGGCAAAGAATTATGATTTGCCGCCATTCTGCGCGGCCGCATGCCATTGATTTTATCCGCAATATGTGTGAAAGCTTTACTGAGTTGGCCGGTGATCGCAGCTATAAAGACGATCATGCGATTGTTGGCGGTTTGGCTAAAATCGGCGGAGTCAAATGTGTGATCATGGGTCAAGAGAAGGGGTATGACACCGAGAGCCGTGTCTATCGCAATTTTGGTATGCTAAATCCGGAAGGTTTCCGTAAAGCTCTTCGTTTGATGCAATTGGCTGAAAAATTCCATTTGCCTATCGTGTCGCTTCTGGATACTCCAGGTGCTTATCCGGGCCTTGAGGCGGAAGAGCGTGGACAGGGATGGGCGATTGCTCAAAATCTGCGTGAAATGATGCGCATCAATACTCCCATTATCGTGGCGGTAATTGGTGAGGGCTGCTCTGGAGGTGCTCTTGGAATGGGTATAGGGGATGTTATTGGAATGCTTGAACATTCCTACTATTCGGTCATTTCGCCCGAAGGCTGTGCTTCCATTTTGTGGAAAGACGCCTCGAAGAACGTTGAAGCCGCATCCGCTCTTAAACTCAATGCTGAAAATCTACTAGAGTTGAAAATTATTGATGCTATTATTCCTGAACCTCTTGGCGGTGCTCATCATGACCCGCAGCTGGCTTCCCATAATCTTAAGCAATTTATTTTAGAACAAATGCATATCCTCAGACGCATCCCTTCTTCTTTGCTGCTAGAGCAGCGTTATTTGAAGTTTCGTCAAATGGGACAGTTTTTAGAAGGTTAA
- a CDS encoding ABC transporter ATP-binding protein, producing MRLLLRTALLGQRHRLLIGLTILSMILLTFASQLEVVALGVITRKGPDFFELFAPIKEGKLDRQLEVTWEEVEQRWTQLDPAQEGMVTLHDTNQFLSEYKGRDLVEKVVEGLNVIIPIGTSLKALALFIVFVALFKAISLFCQRFAARLVAIRVSRDLRQAYFEHIQALPMEFYQKHNIGSLSSRVVGDASLVAEALNACLVNYLQTPFTVLTTLGLCFYTSWQLSLIIFFGFPLIVFPIVFLAKKVKKISKQIQKNQETFATVLIDFLAGIQTVKVFAMEEFSLKKYREQNAKMAALEQKSARYDLSSRPIVHTIGMFFLATALLYGLYVLQLNVSDVLVYCGLLYVFYEPIKKFAEENTHIQRGIAAAERMQEVLDLQPQIRDHDGALHLNTLDETIEFDDVWFKYESKWVLKGVSFSVRKGQTVALVGPTGSGKSTIVQLLPRLYDVQKGEIRINGRPLTTYTQKSLREQMAFVPQKPFLFLDTVSENISFGRPFSQADIQEAARQAHADEFICQLPNGYQTELSEAGKNLSGGQQQRLAIARALVKKAPILIMDEATSSLDAMSEAHIKSALGQLHGKMTQIVIAHRLSTIEDADKIIFLEHGEKIAEGTKDELLQTCPPFKKMWELMYQQPALQAGNG from the coding sequence ATGCGTCTTTTATTGCGAACTGCTTTGCTTGGCCAACGACACCGTTTGTTAATTGGCTTAACTATCTTGTCTATGATTCTTTTGACTTTTGCTTCCCAGTTAGAAGTTGTGGCGCTAGGAGTCATTACAAGAAAAGGTCCCGACTTTTTTGAATTATTCGCTCCTATTAAAGAAGGTAAATTAGACCGTCAGCTAGAGGTAACGTGGGAAGAGGTTGAGCAGCGTTGGACTCAATTGGATCCGGCTCAGGAAGGGATGGTGACGCTTCATGATACAAACCAATTTTTGAGCGAGTATAAGGGGCGCGATTTAGTCGAGAAAGTTGTTGAAGGGTTGAACGTTATTATTCCGATTGGGACGAGCTTAAAAGCTCTGGCTTTATTTATCGTCTTTGTCGCTCTCTTTAAAGCTATTTCTCTTTTTTGCCAACGCTTTGCAGCCAGGCTTGTTGCCATTCGAGTAAGTCGTGATTTGCGTCAGGCTTATTTTGAGCACATTCAAGCCTTGCCGATGGAGTTTTATCAGAAGCACAACATCGGAAGCCTTTCTTCACGTGTAGTGGGAGATGCTTCGCTTGTGGCAGAGGCCTTGAATGCTTGTTTGGTGAATTATCTCCAGACTCCATTTACTGTTTTAACAACGCTTGGGCTCTGTTTCTATACATCTTGGCAGCTTTCTCTTATCATTTTCTTTGGTTTCCCTTTGATTGTTTTCCCTATCGTATTTTTGGCTAAAAAGGTCAAAAAGATTTCTAAACAGATTCAAAAAAATCAGGAAACCTTTGCTACCGTTTTGATCGATTTTCTAGCGGGAATTCAAACTGTCAAAGTCTTTGCCATGGAAGAATTTTCGCTAAAAAAATACCGCGAACAGAATGCGAAGATGGCAGCTTTAGAGCAAAAAAGCGCCCGCTATGATCTTTCTTCTAGACCAATCGTACACACCATTGGGATGTTCTTTTTGGCAACAGCGCTTTTATATGGCTTATACGTTTTACAGCTTAATGTGTCGGATGTCCTTGTGTATTGCGGCTTGCTTTATGTTTTCTATGAACCCATTAAAAAATTTGCTGAAGAAAATACACATATCCAAAGAGGCATTGCAGCGGCAGAAAGAATGCAAGAGGTTTTAGATTTGCAGCCGCAGATTCGAGATCACGATGGTGCCCTTCATTTAAACACCTTAGATGAGACGATCGAATTTGATGATGTCTGGTTTAAGTATGAGTCTAAGTGGGTCTTAAAAGGAGTCAGCTTTTCTGTCCGCAAAGGGCAAACGGTTGCGCTTGTGGGCCCGACAGGGTCTGGTAAATCGACCATTGTGCAACTGCTTCCGCGCCTTTACGACGTTCAGAAAGGGGAAATCCGCATTAATGGTCGCCCACTTACTACCTATACCCAAAAGTCACTGCGTGAACAGATGGCTTTTGTGCCGCAAAAGCCTTTTCTTTTTCTTGATACTGTTTCTGAAAATATCTCTTTTGGCCGCCCTTTTAGCCAGGCAGATATTCAAGAAGCTGCAAGGCAGGCCCATGCTGACGAGTTTATTTGTCAGTTGCCAAACGGCTATCAAACTGAATTATCTGAGGCTGGTAAAAACCTGTCTGGCGGGCAACAGCAGCGTTTAGCGATTGCACGCGCGCTTGTTAAGAAGGCTCCTATTTTGATCATGGATGAGGCTACCTCGTCTCTTGATGCCATGAGTGAAGCCCACATCAAGTCCGCTTTGGGGCAGCTGCATGGAAAAATGACTCAGATTGTCATTGCTCATCGCTTGTCAACCATCGAAGATGCCGATAAAATCATCTTCTTGGAGCACGGTGAAAAGATTGCCGAGGGGACCAAAGATGAGCTTTTACAAACATGCCCTCCTTTCAAGAAGATGTGGGAGTTGATGTACCAGCAGCCAGCTTTGCAAGCCGGCAATGGATAG
- a CDS encoding L,D-transpeptidase, which translates to MTLPKLLALVSLILFGAIGIAAIFKSKSVPPVVVTTSQVPLEVELDQEIQLIAPALAVAPQSVKPSFSSVTSKSAAAIDLPEANRVEEFFNKNEPKFPIVETVTYKSRVTWQKGRPAWLSDYASHYDTSRHFIARSLNGKPDYLKQELAEGDRFNVLRKDKDIQFYLLIDTSRCKMWFYYLASDEKRPVLVKTYAVGLGRLDSSCVSGLLTPLGKYSLGDRIATYKPKATGIYHGKKAEMITIFGTRWIPFEEELSPACTAPAKGFGIHGTPWEYRSGEPADNIESIGKYESDGCIRLATPDIEELFSIIITKPTTIEIVRDFADSTLVGLSP; encoded by the coding sequence ATGACACTACCCAAACTGTTAGCCCTTGTTTCACTTATTCTGTTTGGAGCAATCGGCATTGCAGCCATTTTTAAAAGTAAGTCAGTACCGCCGGTTGTAGTAACGACCAGCCAGGTTCCGCTTGAGGTGGAGCTAGATCAAGAAATTCAATTAATTGCTCCGGCCTTGGCGGTAGCGCCTCAGTCAGTAAAGCCTTCCTTTTCTTCTGTTACTTCGAAATCTGCGGCAGCCATCGATTTGCCTGAGGCCAATCGTGTTGAAGAGTTTTTTAATAAGAACGAGCCAAAGTTTCCCATTGTAGAAACAGTGACTTATAAAAGCCGCGTTACTTGGCAGAAAGGGCGTCCGGCATGGCTTTCGGATTATGCGTCTCATTACGATACCTCGCGTCATTTTATTGCGCGCAGTCTCAATGGAAAGCCGGACTATTTGAAGCAGGAATTGGCAGAAGGGGACCGTTTTAATGTATTGCGCAAAGATAAGGACATTCAGTTCTATCTATTAATCGACACATCGCGCTGTAAGATGTGGTTCTATTATTTAGCATCTGATGAAAAGCGTCCCGTTTTAGTGAAAACTTATGCAGTAGGTCTTGGTAGGTTAGATTCCTCCTGTGTTTCCGGCCTTTTAACGCCACTTGGTAAATATTCTTTAGGTGATCGGATTGCTACTTATAAGCCTAAAGCGACAGGAATTTATCACGGTAAAAAAGCCGAAATGATAACAATCTTTGGGACACGTTGGATTCCTTTTGAAGAAGAGTTGAGTCCAGCTTGTACGGCGCCGGCAAAAGGATTTGGTATCCATGGAACGCCATGGGAATATCGGTCGGGCGAGCCTGCTGATAATATAGAGAGCATTGGAAAGTATGAAAGTGATGGATGCATACGCTTGGCTACCCCTGACATTGAAGAGCTGTTTTCCATCATCATTACTAAGCCGACTACGATAGAAATTGTCCGCGATTTTGCAGACTCTACACTAGTTGGATTATCACCTTAA
- a CDS encoding SDR family oxidoreductase, protein MKIGILGCGYVGQAAAHYWKLAGHHISVTTRKQERIASLQQCADEVHLIQDLLLFPFLSEIEALLVSVAPDSNSTYLATYLQTAQQIAEHLPRLPKLKHILYTSSTSVYGDFQGDWVDEATPLAALSDNGRCLYQTEQTFLETTVGRVVIFRLGEIYGPGRYVSDRLRRSPTLTFPGTGNQYTNLIHLTDIVRALDFALAKSLHGLFNLCNDLHLPRREFYDKLCQQANLPKIAWDPSRASPHGGNKKVSNQKIKNLGFAFLENDCSH, encoded by the coding sequence ATGAAGATCGGAATCCTGGGTTGCGGATACGTTGGCCAAGCGGCCGCCCATTACTGGAAGCTTGCTGGTCATCACATTTCCGTCACCACTCGCAAGCAAGAGCGAATAGCTTCTTTGCAGCAATGTGCCGATGAAGTTCATCTAATCCAAGACCTGCTCCTTTTTCCCTTTTTAAGCGAAATAGAAGCCCTTCTAGTAAGCGTAGCACCGGATTCAAATTCCACTTATCTAGCAACTTACCTCCAAACGGCACAGCAGATTGCAGAGCATCTTCCCAGGCTGCCGAAGCTTAAGCACATACTTTACACTAGCAGCACCTCTGTATATGGAGATTTCCAAGGGGATTGGGTAGACGAGGCGACACCTTTGGCTGCACTAAGCGATAATGGCCGATGCTTATACCAAACCGAGCAAACTTTTCTTGAAACAACCGTTGGACGCGTCGTCATTTTCCGATTGGGAGAAATCTATGGCCCAGGTCGCTATGTTAGCGATCGTTTGCGACGATCCCCTACGCTTACATTCCCAGGGACCGGTAATCAATACACCAATCTCATTCACTTAACGGATATTGTAAGAGCTCTTGATTTTGCATTGGCAAAGTCACTGCACGGCCTTTTTAATTTATGCAATGATCTGCATCTGCCAAGACGTGAATTCTATGACAAACTATGCCAGCAGGCTAATCTTCCCAAAATAGCTTGGGATCCTTCGCGAGCCAGCCCCCATGGCGGAAATAAAAAAGTTTCCAATCAAAAAATCAAAAATCTAGGTTTTGCTTTTCTTGAAAATGACTGCTCCCATTAA
- a CDS encoding YbjN domain-containing protein → MINMTPEALLAFMQKNKYEADIQSETQQVYTILKVSQKEYPLFLRVFDDGHLLQMLAFIPCQLERNVVPDMARLLHLLNKELDVPGFGMDETAGVVFYRLMLPTPNKKIDGELLLAFLKTVEHVCQMFATPIEAVGFGQTTLDEILEKAQEMDQGK, encoded by the coding sequence ATGATTAATATGACCCCAGAAGCGTTATTAGCTTTCATGCAGAAGAATAAGTATGAAGCAGATATCCAGTCGGAAACCCAGCAAGTCTATACAATTTTAAAAGTTTCGCAAAAAGAATACCCTCTTTTTCTCCGAGTCTTTGATGATGGCCATCTTTTGCAAATGCTAGCCTTCATTCCTTGCCAGCTAGAACGCAATGTCGTTCCAGACATGGCTCGTTTGCTCCATTTATTGAACAAAGAATTGGATGTTCCAGGCTTTGGCATGGATGAAACGGCCGGAGTTGTATTCTATCGCCTGATGCTACCAACGCCAAATAAAAAAATCGATGGAGAGCTTTTACTAGCCTTCCTTAAAACGGTTGAGCATGTCTGCCAAATGTTTGCGACGCCTATCGAAGCAGTTGGATTTGGCCAAACAACGCTAGATGAAATCTTAGAAAAAGCCCAGGAAATGGATCAGGGAAAGTAA